The following proteins are encoded in a genomic region of Sebastes fasciatus isolate fSebFas1 chromosome 12, fSebFas1.pri, whole genome shotgun sequence:
- the nr4a3 gene encoding nuclear receptor subfamily 4 group A member 3 isoform X6: MPCVQAQYGPAPPGSAYSGQSFSYQGDSYSSDFMTPDYTKLDLGGGEISAAATTSLPSFNVFVEGSYEPKSSCLYQMPTHRPIKKEEESYPTAPPLEAMSSSAMYFKQSPPSTPTTPSLPPQPGTSFLWEEHPLAPPSHPHSLGSGLDTGPLKSPRFTHFYQHSPPHSGGSVGGYESLGGGLVRTSSSSSSSSSSVSHPHCPPLEQPMYQLHRGAGGSSLAFRSLALGPCGPLLGDSLPSPPQRGPQGEGTCAVCGDNAACQHYGVRTCEGCKGFFKRTVQKNAKYVCLASKNCPVDKRRRNRCQYCRFQKCLSVGMVKEVVRTDSLKGRRGRLPSKPKSPLQSEASPPSPPLSLLSALLRAYSHCTPRDLDYSQFSAADPPSSSSDAEHIQLFYRLLTISMDTTRCWADRLPGFSELQRDDQNLLIDSAFLELFVLRLAHRSMLSEDKLVFCNGLVLHRFQCLRGFGEWLDSIRDFSTHLQSLNLDASAFACLAALVLLTELCLWLIQSDSDQVDTSTDVTQQVPGLKDSKRVEELQNKVICCLRDHLGCGLSSSSSKAAPPLSRILGLRAELRSQRTQGLQRIFYLKLEDLVQPPPLIDRFLDTLPY; encoded by the exons ATGCCCTGTGTGCAGGCTCAGTACGGGCCCGCCCCTCCAGGCTCAGCCTACTCTGGCCAGTCCTTCAGTTACCAGGGCGACAGCTACAGCTCTGACTTCATGACCCCCGACTACACCAAACTGGACCTGGGCGGTGGCGAGATctccgccgccgccaccacctCCCTCCCCAGCTTCAACGTCTTCGTTGAGGGGAGCTACGAGCCCAAGTCCTCCTGCCTCTACCAGATGCCCACGCACAGGCCCAtcaagaaggaggaggagagctatCCGACTGCTCCGCCGCTGGAGGCCATGTCCTCCTCCGCCATGTACTTTAAACAGTCTCCCCCATCCACCCCCACCACCCCGTCCCTGCCACCCCAGCCCGGCACCTCCTTTCTGTGGGAGGAGCACCCGCTGGCCCCTCCGTCGCACCCCCACTCTCTGGGCTCCGGCCTGGATACGGGGCCCCTCAAGTCGCCCCGCTTCACGCACTTCTACCAGCACTCGCCCCCCCACAGTGGCGGCAGCGTCGGCGGTTATGAGAGTCTGGGCGGAGGGCTGGTTCgcacctcctcctcgtcctcctcctcctcgtcgtcGGTGTCCCATCCTCACTGTCCACCCCTGGAGCAGCCCATGTACCAGCTGCACCGCGGTGCCGGTGGCAGCAGCCTCGCCTTCCGCTCCCTCGCTCTCGGGCCCTGTGGCCCCCTACTAGGAGACAGCCTGCCGTCGCCTCCCCAGCGTGGTCCCCAAGGAGAAGGCACCTGTGCGGTGTGTGGGGACAATGCGGCCTGCCAGCACTACGGCGTACGCACTTGTGAGGGCTGCAAGGGCTTCTTCAAG CGCACCGTGCAGAAAAACGCAAAGTATGTGTGTCTGGCCAGTAAGAACTGTCCTGTGGACAAGAGGAGACGCAACCGATGCCAGTACTGCCGCTTTCAGAAGTGTCTGAGTGTGGGCATGGTGAAGGAAG TGGTGCGTACTGATAGCTTGAAGGGGCGCCGAGGCCGTCTGCCCTCCAAACCAAAGAGCCCCCTGCAGTCAGAAGcgtctcctccttctccacccCTCAGCTTGCTCTCCGCTCTGCTCCGGGCTTATTCCCACTGCACGCCCCGTGACCTCGACTACAGCCAG TTCAGCGCTGCTgaccctccctcctcctcctcagatgCCGAGCACATCCAGCTCTTCTACAGGCTGCTCACCATCTCGATGGACACCACGCGATGCTGGGCCGACCGGCTGCCTGGCTTCTCCGAGCTTCAGCGTGACGATCAGAACCTGCTCATAGACTCGGCCTTCCTGGAGCTGTTTGTCCTGCGATTGGCTCACAG GTCGATGCTGTCGGAGGATAAACTAGTGTTCTGCAACGGCTTGGTGCTGCACAGGTTCCAGTGCCTTCGTGGGTTCGGAGAGTGGCTGGACTCCATCCGGGACTTCTCCACCCACCTCCAGAGCCTAAACCTGGACGCCTCCGCCTTCGCCTGCCTGGCCGCCCTCGTGCTGCTCAcag AGCTTTGCCTGTGGTTGATTCAAAGTGACAGCGATCAGGTGGATACATCCACTGACGTCACAC AGCAAGTCCCAGGTCTGAAGGACTCAAAGCGggttgaggagctgcagaacaAAGTGATTTGCTGTCTCAGAGACCACCTGGGCTGCGgcctctcttcctcctcgtccaAGGCGGCGCCCCCTCTGAGTCGTATTCTGGGTTTAAGGGCAGAGCTGCGTTCCCAGAGGACCCAGGGCCTTCAACGAATCTTCTACCTGAAGCTGGAAGACCTGGTACAGCCCCCTCCATTGATCGACAGGTTCCTGGACACGCTGCCCTACTGA
- the nr4a3 gene encoding nuclear receptor subfamily 4 group A member 3 isoform X5, whose protein sequence is MPCVQAQYGPAPPGSAYSGQSFSYQGDSYSSDFMTPDYTKLDLGGGEISAAATTSLPSFNVFVEGSYEPKSSCLYQMPTHRPIKKEEESYPTAPPLEAMSSSAMYFKQSPPSTPTTPSLPPQPGTSFLWEEHPLAPPSHPHSLGSGLDTGPLKSPRFTHFYQHSPPHSGGSVGGYESLGGGLVRTSSSSSSSSSSVSHPHCPPLEQPMYQLHRGAGGSSLAFRSLALGPCGPLLGDSLPSPPQRGPQGEGTCAVCGDNAACQHYGVRTCEGCKGFFKRTVQKNAKYVCLASKNCPVDKRRRNRCQYCRFQKCLSVGMVKEVVRTDSLKGRRGRLPSKPKSPLQSEASPPSPPLSLLSALLRAYSHCTPRDLDYSQFSAADPPSSSSDAEHIQLFYRLLTISMDTTRCWADRLPGFSELQRDDQNLLIDSAFLELFVLRLAHRSMLSEDKLVFCNGLVLHRFQCLRGFGEWLDSIRDFSTHLQSLNLDASAFACLAALVLLTEQVPGLKDSKRVEELQNKVICCLRDHLGCGLSSSSSKAAPPLSRILGLRAELRSQRTQGLQRIFYLKLEDLVQPPPLIDRFLDTLPY, encoded by the exons ATGCCCTGTGTGCAGGCTCAGTACGGGCCCGCCCCTCCAGGCTCAGCCTACTCTGGCCAGTCCTTCAGTTACCAGGGCGACAGCTACAGCTCTGACTTCATGACCCCCGACTACACCAAACTGGACCTGGGCGGTGGCGAGATctccgccgccgccaccacctCCCTCCCCAGCTTCAACGTCTTCGTTGAGGGGAGCTACGAGCCCAAGTCCTCCTGCCTCTACCAGATGCCCACGCACAGGCCCAtcaagaaggaggaggagagctatCCGACTGCTCCGCCGCTGGAGGCCATGTCCTCCTCCGCCATGTACTTTAAACAGTCTCCCCCATCCACCCCCACCACCCCGTCCCTGCCACCCCAGCCCGGCACCTCCTTTCTGTGGGAGGAGCACCCGCTGGCCCCTCCGTCGCACCCCCACTCTCTGGGCTCCGGCCTGGATACGGGGCCCCTCAAGTCGCCCCGCTTCACGCACTTCTACCAGCACTCGCCCCCCCACAGTGGCGGCAGCGTCGGCGGTTATGAGAGTCTGGGCGGAGGGCTGGTTCgcacctcctcctcgtcctcctcctcctcgtcgtcGGTGTCCCATCCTCACTGTCCACCCCTGGAGCAGCCCATGTACCAGCTGCACCGCGGTGCCGGTGGCAGCAGCCTCGCCTTCCGCTCCCTCGCTCTCGGGCCCTGTGGCCCCCTACTAGGAGACAGCCTGCCGTCGCCTCCCCAGCGTGGTCCCCAAGGAGAAGGCACCTGTGCGGTGTGTGGGGACAATGCGGCCTGCCAGCACTACGGCGTACGCACTTGTGAGGGCTGCAAGGGCTTCTTCAAG CGCACCGTGCAGAAAAACGCAAAGTATGTGTGTCTGGCCAGTAAGAACTGTCCTGTGGACAAGAGGAGACGCAACCGATGCCAGTACTGCCGCTTTCAGAAGTGTCTGAGTGTGGGCATGGTGAAGGAAG TGGTGCGTACTGATAGCTTGAAGGGGCGCCGAGGCCGTCTGCCCTCCAAACCAAAGAGCCCCCTGCAGTCAGAAGcgtctcctccttctccacccCTCAGCTTGCTCTCCGCTCTGCTCCGGGCTTATTCCCACTGCACGCCCCGTGACCTCGACTACAGCCAG TTCAGCGCTGCTgaccctccctcctcctcctcagatgCCGAGCACATCCAGCTCTTCTACAGGCTGCTCACCATCTCGATGGACACCACGCGATGCTGGGCCGACCGGCTGCCTGGCTTCTCCGAGCTTCAGCGTGACGATCAGAACCTGCTCATAGACTCGGCCTTCCTGGAGCTGTTTGTCCTGCGATTGGCTCACAG GTCGATGCTGTCGGAGGATAAACTAGTGTTCTGCAACGGCTTGGTGCTGCACAGGTTCCAGTGCCTTCGTGGGTTCGGAGAGTGGCTGGACTCCATCCGGGACTTCTCCACCCACCTCCAGAGCCTAAACCTGGACGCCTCCGCCTTCGCCTGCCTGGCCGCCCTCGTGCTGCTCAcag AGCAAGTCCCAGGTCTGAAGGACTCAAAGCGggttgaggagctgcagaacaAAGTGATTTGCTGTCTCAGAGACCACCTGGGCTGCGgcctctcttcctcctcgtccaAGGCGGCGCCCCCTCTGAGTCGTATTCTGGGTTTAAGGGCAGAGCTGCGTTCCCAGAGGACCCAGGGCCTTCAACGAATCTTCTACCTGAAGCTGGAAGACCTGGTACAGCCCCCTCCATTGATCGACAGGTTCCTGGACACGCTGCCCTACTGA